The following nucleotide sequence is from Phycisphaerales bacterium.
CGCATGGACGAGTGAAACGAACTTGGCGCCCTGGGCGCGGTCCAGTTCAGCCATGATGGGGCACGCCCAGCGGCGTCGAAACAGGGCCATGAGACGATCGAGGCGGTCCATCGCAGTGAGATTCCCCGAGATTAACAGGCCAGGCGCGACCAGAAGGGCCGCAAACCACCGCAGCACCGTCCGGCGCTGCAGGCGGGGCGAGGGCGTGTCGCGCAACTGATTCATCGCCGCCGCCCCCCCCACTTGACATAGAAAGTATAGTGGCTATATTCCGTGAATCAACCGCCGGCCCGCCGGCCCAAACCAATGGAGAACCCATGCCATCACCCATCGAATACAACGGCGGACTCACGATCTCCAGCAGCGTCACCAACCTGAAGAAGTCCATCGACTGGTACACCAGCGTCCTCGGCTTCACGCACCTCTACACCGTCGAGGAGATCGGCTGGTGCGAACTCCAGACGCCCGTCGAGGGCGGCCGCGTCAACCTCGGCCTCTCGCAGGTCGAAAAAGTCACGCCCGGCGGCCCCACGCCGACGTTTGGCGTGAAAGACATCGATAAGGCCCGCGCCACACTCGAATCGAAGAGGGTCCGCTTTGACGGGCCCACGCGCGAGTACCCCGGCATGGTGCGCCTCGCGACGTTCTACGACCCGGACGGCAACTCGCTCATGCTCTACCAGTCGCTCGGGCAGGAGTGACGTGCAGGCATCGGCCCCGATGAGCGGCTGAATGAGCCGAATGCCTCCGACACATGAAACATCCGGGGACGCTGGGCGGTTTAACCCAGCGTAGCCGTCAACGCACCCGGAGAATCTCATGTTCACGATGCTTGCGCTCGCAGCCGCACTCACTCCGCCGCAGATCGATTCACCCCTGCTCGCGGCGATCCAGCAGACCACGCTCGCCATCCCCGGCAGCGGCTTTGGCCAGCCCGGACCGGGTTCGTCCATCATTGCGCGGGTCGGCGGTCAGCGCCTCACCATTCCCTCGACGGCTGATGCGATCGTCTCATGGGACGACCAGAAGATCGTTCTCGCCGTGGATGAGTTCGCGCGGAGCGGTTCGATCCGCGTCCGCACGCCAGAAGGAATCAGCCCGCCCAGCCGGATCGACGTGTTCTCCTACGACTGGTTCGACATCCCGCCCACGCCCGGCACCAACGGTGCGCCGCTGTCGATCGAGGCGGACGGGCAGGGCCAGGTCTGGGTGAACCAGGAGTTCCATCTCGAGTTCCAGCATCTCGACCCCGGCGCTGGCGTCGTCACCGGGCTGGCGATTCCCAAGCCGCCCAACCCGGGCCCGTTCGCCACCACACTCTTTGGAGATCACCGCACCCAAACCAGCGTGCTCGGCGAAGATGTGCTGGTGGATCCGCAGGGACGCATCTGGTTCACGCAGGGCGGCGGCTCGCTCTACAGCGGCGCGTACCCCAATCACAGTCGCGTGGTCTGCTTCGACCCGCACGCGCCCGGCGGCAGCGAGTGGCGCGTCTACAACATGCCCGGCGACTGGAACGAGATCATCGGCCTGGCGTGGGATGAGCCGCGCGGCCGCATGTGGGTCGCGCAGGGCAGCCTCGAGACCGGGCCAATCCTCGCCAGTTTTGACCCTGAGCGCATCCCCTTCGACAACCACTTCGACTTCAGCACCTCACTGCTGCATCAGATCTGCGAGCAGGGTGAGCCGACGGACGACTGCTATCGCGTGTATCGCCTGCCGCCCGGCTCCAAGCACCCCGCACACATGGTGGTTGACGATCACGGCCTGGTCTGGTACACCGCGTACTGGGGCAATCGCATCGGTGTGCTGCACCCCGAATCGGGCCGCATCATCGAATACCCCCTGCCCGAGCCCATCGGCTTGGGCGATCCGGTGTGGGTGGTCGGCTCAGGCCCGTGGCAGATGGTCGAGGCGCCAAACGGCGACATTATCTTCTGCGAGTTCTTCGACAGCACGATTGATCGCTTCATCGCCAGCCGGGTGCTCGATCCCGCGTGCCAGTCGCTCAACGGCGAGGGCCGCAACCCCTGCATTGTCGAGTGGGTGGTGCCCGGCGCCGATCTGCGCAACCAGCGCGTGCATTCGATCGCCTATGACCTCGAGGGCAGGCTGTGGTTCACACAGTCCGCCGTGGCGGAGGGAGATACTTCGCTGGGTTTCATCACGGCCGACTGGCAGACCTGCGTGCGCCTTCCGGATCTGAACGCGTTCCCCGCGCGCACGTACGCGGATGCCGCGGGCATCTCCGTCGATCCGACCACCGGCGACATCTACTTCTGCGAGTTCAAGCGCCAGCGCATCGGGCGGCTGCACAAGATGGAGTGACCAGGCGCGGACGCTGCAACACAGCCTACTTGTCCGGCTGGTCGCACTGCTGGCGAATGCGATCATGCATTGTCGCGAATCCGGCAATATGACCATAGTGGGATTGCCACTCGTCGAGCATCTGCAGGCTCTCTTCGCGTGTGATGCGTTTGCACTCGCGCAATGTGCGCGTGACCACAAGCCCCAGGGCGCCGTGATCGCGATCGGAGTGCCGCATCGATGCTTCGAAAAACTGCCGCAGCCGGTCCGCGGATGAATCGATGATGCCGGCCACGGCCTGCGGATCGCGCCGATTCCACTCGCTCAGCCAGTTGACAGCGCCGCATTGATCCAGAGCCGTCAAGGAATCATCATGCAGCGCGCTGAGCATCTGCGTTCCGACGACTTCGGGTGGGTAGAGCATCGGCACGAGCATGCGCCCGGCATCCGTCACCTGCAGTGCGTCAAGTCGATCGCTCAATGCGGCGGCAACCTGGAGGTACTTCGGATCCTGGCTTCGTTCGGCCAATGCGGCGACGATGTACACCAGGCTCAGGCACAACGAGTCGTTCGCCTCCTGGGCGAACGCGACGATCTGCTCCGCGTGATCGGGGACGTCTGTTATCTGCTTCAGCGCGCGATCGTAGCCGCTGTCGTCAAACGAGCCGAAGAGCGCCGGCTTGAGCCACTCGGGCGGATCTGCAAAGCCCGATTCAACGGGCACAGGAGGGGACGCGGGAGTCGCCGTCGTTGCTCCGCCTCCGGCCGAGGGATCACTCGTTCGCTCTTGCGACTCGGATTTACCACACGAGCACAGGCACACCAGCACGCCTGCAAGCGCCAGATTCACGAAACTGTTGCGCAACGCCGGACCTCC
It contains:
- a CDS encoding VOC family protein, with amino-acid sequence MPSPIEYNGGLTISSSVTNLKKSIDWYTSVLGFTHLYTVEEIGWCELQTPVEGGRVNLGLSQVEKVTPGGPTPTFGVKDIDKARATLESKRVRFDGPTREYPGMVRLATFYDPDGNSLMLYQSLGQE